One window of the Herbiconiux sp. L3-i23 genome contains the following:
- a CDS encoding metallophosphoesterase, which produces MTTRLLLLSDTHLPKRAKDLPAEVWDAVDRADVVVHAGDWVDEATLDHLHARSTQLLACYGNNDGDDLRARLPEVARAKIDGVRLAVVHETGSAQGREKRIDEGFPDTDLVVFGHSHIPWDSTTPRGVRLLNPGSPTDRRRQPFCTYMSVVLDDGRVGEVELHRIVRSGPVSEVST; this is translated from the coding sequence GTGACGACGCGCCTGCTGCTCCTCTCGGACACCCACCTGCCGAAGCGAGCGAAGGACCTGCCCGCCGAGGTGTGGGACGCCGTCGACCGCGCGGACGTCGTCGTGCATGCGGGCGACTGGGTCGACGAGGCGACCCTCGACCACCTGCACGCCCGCTCGACGCAGCTGCTGGCGTGCTACGGCAACAACGACGGCGACGACCTGCGCGCGCGGCTGCCCGAGGTGGCGCGCGCGAAAATCGACGGGGTCCGACTGGCGGTCGTGCACGAGACCGGCTCGGCGCAGGGTCGGGAGAAGCGCATCGACGAGGGCTTCCCCGACACCGACCTCGTGGTCTTCGGACACAGCCACATCCCGTGGGATTCGACCACTCCGCGCGGTGTCCGCCTCCTCAATCCGGGCTCCCCCACCGACCGTCGCCGACAGCCGTTCTGCACCTACATGTCGGTCGTACTCGACGACGGTCGCGTCGGCGAAGTGGAACTGCATCGGATCGTCCGCTCCGGCCCGGTGTCGGAGGTCAGCACGTAG
- a CDS encoding DUF3072 domain-containing protein, with amino-acid sequence MTTSSESHDEPEMLGARGDDSSTASKDPSDWVTGDEPITGAQKSYLDTLAREAGEEIPADITKAEASEHIERLQEKTGRTESA; translated from the coding sequence ATGACGACCAGCAGCGAATCACACGACGAACCCGAGATGCTCGGAGCCCGCGGCGACGACTCCTCGACCGCCTCGAAGGACCCGTCCGACTGGGTGACCGGCGACGAACCCATCACGGGCGCGCAGAAGAGCTACCTCGACACCCTCGCGCGTGAAGCGGGCGAAGAGATCCCCGCCGACATCACCAAGGCCGAGGCCTCCGAGCACATCGAGCGCCTCCAGGAGAAGACCGGGCGCACCGAGTCGGCCTGA
- a CDS encoding TIGR03557 family F420-dependent LLM class oxidoreductase → MTRFGYTLMTEQSGPKELVSYAVDAERIGFDFAVSSDHYSPWLVSQGHAPYAWTLLGAVAQATTTMDLATYVTSPIQRYHPAVVAQKAATLSLLSDGRFLLGLGSGENLNEHVTGEGWPPIDQRQDMLEEAATIIRELLTGELVTWEGSYFRVDSARIWDTPTEPLPIGIAVSGDKSLERFAPLADHLITTEPDAEIISKWDDLKGSTSSRKIGQIPISWGPDRDEAIERAHDQFRWFGGGWAVNSDLPTPAGFAGASQFVRKEDVAESIPCGPDLDAIVESVKSFWEAGFTDIALVQVGDALQQQFLDEAAAPLLDLLRDAAK, encoded by the coding sequence ATGACGCGTTTCGGCTACACGTTGATGACCGAGCAGAGCGGACCGAAGGAGCTCGTCTCGTACGCCGTCGACGCCGAGCGGATCGGCTTCGACTTCGCGGTCTCGAGCGACCACTACTCCCCCTGGCTCGTCTCGCAGGGGCACGCACCGTACGCGTGGACGCTCCTTGGCGCGGTCGCGCAGGCGACGACCACGATGGACCTCGCGACCTATGTGACCTCGCCGATCCAGCGCTACCACCCCGCCGTCGTCGCGCAGAAGGCGGCGACGCTGTCGCTGCTCTCGGACGGACGGTTCCTGCTCGGGCTCGGCTCCGGCGAGAACCTCAACGAGCACGTCACCGGCGAGGGCTGGCCGCCGATCGATCAGCGCCAGGACATGCTCGAGGAGGCGGCGACGATCATCCGCGAGCTGCTCACCGGCGAGCTGGTGACCTGGGAGGGCTCGTACTTCCGCGTCGACTCGGCGCGCATCTGGGACACCCCGACCGAGCCGCTGCCGATCGGCATCGCGGTGTCGGGCGACAAGTCGCTCGAACGGTTCGCGCCGCTCGCCGACCACCTGATCACCACCGAACCCGACGCCGAGATCATCTCGAAGTGGGACGACCTGAAGGGGTCGACATCGTCACGGAAGATCGGACAGATCCCGATCAGCTGGGGACCCGACCGCGACGAGGCCATCGAGCGCGCCCACGACCAGTTCCGCTGGTTCGGCGGCGGCTGGGCGGTCAACTCCGACCTGCCGACGCCCGCCGGTTTCGCCGGCGCCAGCCAGTTCGTGCGCAAGGAGGATGTGGCGGAGAGCATCCCGTGCGGCCCCGACCTCGACGCGATCGTCGAGTCGGTGAAGAGCTTCTGGGAGGCGGGCTTCACCGACATCGCACTCGTGCAGGTCGGCGACGCGCTGCAGCAGCAGTTCCTCGATGAGGCCGCCGCGCCGCTGCTCGACCTGCTCCGCGACGCGGCGAAGTAA
- a CDS encoding DedA family protein, with amino-acid sequence MTWTSTATLVRAGSDSATELGGLVGVAANVIAALGEVGVGILTLVETIFPPIPSEVVLPLAGFLSQRGDMNIVFVMISATLGAYLGAVILYWLGYKVGEERSIRWLAKLPLVDREDFEKASGWFHRHGKSAVFFGRLLPGVRSLISLPAGAAKMSFLVFSAFTIAGSALWNGLLVGLGAALGTQYELIDQYSWVLDVLVYAAIAGVLVWLVVRRIRRGRQASSAS; translated from the coding sequence GTGACCTGGACCTCCACCGCCACACTCGTCCGCGCCGGATCCGACTCGGCCACCGAGCTCGGAGGCCTCGTCGGGGTCGCCGCCAACGTGATCGCCGCTCTCGGCGAAGTCGGGGTCGGCATCCTGACCCTGGTCGAGACGATCTTCCCGCCGATCCCGAGCGAGGTCGTCCTGCCGCTCGCGGGGTTCCTCTCGCAGCGCGGCGACATGAACATCGTCTTCGTCATGATCAGCGCGACGCTGGGCGCCTACCTCGGCGCGGTGATCCTCTACTGGCTCGGCTACAAGGTCGGCGAGGAGCGGAGCATCCGGTGGCTCGCGAAGCTGCCCCTCGTCGATCGCGAGGACTTCGAGAAGGCGTCGGGCTGGTTCCACCGTCACGGCAAGTCGGCGGTCTTCTTCGGCCGGCTCCTGCCAGGGGTCCGGAGCCTCATCTCGCTCCCGGCGGGCGCGGCGAAGATGAGCTTCCTCGTCTTCAGCGCCTTCACCATCGCGGGAAGCGCCCTCTGGAACGGTCTGCTCGTCGGCCTCGGCGCAGCGCTCGGCACCCAGTACGAGCTCATCGACCAGTACTCGTGGGTGCTGGATGTGCTCGTCTACGCCGCCATCGCGGGCGTCCTCGTCTGGCTCGTGGTGCGACGCATCCGCCGCGGCCGTCAGGCCTCTAGCGCGAGCTGA
- a CDS encoding acyltransferase, producing the protein MSAQPLRLGTPAAEAPTRGAERTGRRLSALDGLRGVAALVVLLHHTLAVAEPHLRASDEGTRAALWGWLSASPLKLFTAGGEAVVLFFVLSGLVVALPALRGGFSWAGFLASRFVRIMVPVWGSLVVACALVVAIPRDPGAFPGGWLVDNNAATLVGSELVAEATLGKYSYEINNVLWSLRWEMLFALLLPLFVLGARATRRGWLPAGLLALAASVVGFTVGDGTLSYLPAFFIGTLIAVRLDDLQDWGRRVSGTRAFRIGWPIALAASLLGFIATWLVRPMLGAGGIAETLRAASVISSAVLIVLAIVAAPVVRVLSGRLCAWLGKISFSLYLVHVPVLVAIAYLLGDEDWWIAVLLAPPAGIGAGYLFWRFVERPSHSLARRLGRLVGGAVRERRSSPEPPVNAVSSR; encoded by the coding sequence GTGAGTGCGCAACCCCTTCGACTCGGAACGCCCGCCGCCGAGGCCCCCACCCGGGGCGCGGAGCGCACCGGGCGACGCCTCTCGGCGCTCGACGGCCTCCGCGGGGTGGCCGCCCTGGTCGTGCTGCTCCACCACACCCTCGCCGTCGCGGAACCGCACCTGCGCGCATCCGACGAAGGTACCCGCGCGGCGCTCTGGGGATGGCTGAGCGCGTCGCCGCTCAAGCTCTTCACCGCGGGCGGCGAAGCCGTCGTGCTGTTCTTCGTGCTGAGCGGCCTCGTCGTCGCCCTGCCCGCGCTGCGCGGCGGGTTCAGCTGGGCGGGCTTCCTCGCCTCGCGGTTCGTGCGGATCATGGTTCCGGTCTGGGGCTCCCTCGTCGTCGCCTGCGCACTGGTCGTCGCGATCCCGCGCGATCCCGGCGCGTTCCCCGGAGGGTGGCTGGTCGACAACAACGCGGCGACCCTCGTCGGGTCGGAGCTCGTGGCCGAAGCGACCCTCGGCAAGTACAGCTACGAGATCAACAACGTGCTGTGGTCGCTGCGCTGGGAGATGCTGTTCGCCCTGCTGCTCCCCCTCTTCGTGCTCGGCGCTCGCGCAACGCGACGGGGATGGCTGCCGGCCGGACTTCTCGCGCTGGCGGCGAGCGTCGTGGGTTTCACGGTCGGCGACGGGACGCTGTCCTACCTGCCCGCGTTCTTCATCGGCACGCTGATCGCCGTCCGTCTCGACGACCTGCAGGACTGGGGGCGCCGGGTGTCGGGAACCCGCGCTTTCCGCATCGGCTGGCCGATCGCCCTCGCCGCGTCGCTCCTCGGTTTCATCGCCACCTGGCTCGTCCGGCCGATGCTCGGCGCGGGCGGCATCGCCGAGACCCTTCGCGCCGCGTCGGTCATCTCATCGGCGGTCCTCATCGTGCTCGCCATCGTCGCCGCGCCTGTCGTCCGCGTACTCTCGGGCCGCCTGTGCGCCTGGCTCGGCAAGATCTCGTTCAGCCTCTACCTCGTGCACGTGCCCGTGCTCGTCGCGATCGCCTACCTCCTCGGCGACGAGGACTGGTGGATCGCGGTGCTGCTCGCACCGCCGGCGGGGATCGGTGCCGGCTACCTCTTCTGGCGCTTCGTCGAGCGCCCGAGCCACTCGTTGGCGCGGCGGCTCGGCCGGCTCGTCGGCGGCGCCGTGCGCGAACGCCGCTCGTCACCCGAGCCTCCGGTCAACGCCGTCAGCTCGCGCTAG
- a CDS encoding oxygenase MpaB family protein translates to MTAETDEDRPGSAFGRLVEPVRMSLVRTLTGQPDGVPAWVETLADGDDPGFFGPDSAAWAVHGDLPTLVAGVRALLTQALHPGALAGVHDHSRYREDPFGRLAGTIRWIFTVTYGSEADARGATRWVQHIHERVRGTYLSSDGTPVPYSAADPDLLRFVHLAFTDAFLGAHLAWGRREIPGGPDAYVREWALAGELMGVEDPPRSHQELRAALREYLDAGVLRHDERVDDVVRFLRHPPLPRSLRASYPALFRGAVASLEPEYRQLLGLRRPRGPVHAPTALVLHASGELLGRTTGAEKAARRRLERLGAS, encoded by the coding sequence ATGACGGCCGAGACGGACGAAGACCGACCGGGCTCCGCGTTCGGGCGTCTCGTCGAGCCCGTGCGCATGAGCCTGGTGCGCACCCTCACGGGGCAGCCCGACGGGGTGCCCGCGTGGGTCGAGACCCTCGCCGACGGCGACGACCCGGGCTTCTTCGGACCCGACTCCGCGGCATGGGCCGTGCACGGCGACCTGCCGACCCTGGTCGCCGGAGTCAGGGCCCTCTTGACGCAGGCGCTGCATCCCGGGGCGCTCGCCGGAGTCCACGACCATTCGCGGTACCGGGAGGACCCGTTCGGTCGCCTCGCGGGCACCATCCGCTGGATCTTCACCGTCACCTACGGCTCCGAGGCCGACGCGCGCGGCGCCACCCGCTGGGTGCAGCACATCCACGAGCGGGTGCGCGGCACCTACCTCTCCTCCGACGGAACACCGGTTCCGTATTCGGCGGCCGACCCCGACCTGCTGCGCTTCGTGCACCTCGCCTTCACGGACGCCTTCCTCGGCGCGCACCTCGCCTGGGGTCGGCGCGAGATCCCGGGCGGCCCCGACGCGTACGTGCGCGAATGGGCGCTCGCCGGTGAGCTGATGGGCGTCGAAGACCCGCCGCGCAGCCACCAGGAGCTGCGCGCCGCGCTCCGCGAATACCTCGACGCCGGCGTCCTCCGGCACGATGAACGCGTCGACGACGTGGTCCGGTTCCTGCGCCATCCTCCGTTGCCGCGGTCGCTGCGTGCCAGCTACCCGGCGCTCTTCCGCGGAGCCGTCGCCTCACTGGAGCCCGAGTACCGGCAGCTCCTCGGGCTGCGGAGGCCGCGAGGTCCCGTGCATGCTCCGACCGCGCTCGTGCTGCACGCGAGCGGCGAACTCCTCGGTCGCACGACGGGGGCGGAGAAGGCGGCGAGGCGGCGGCTCGAGCGTCTCGGCGCCTCTTGA
- a CDS encoding YcnI family protein yields MTHRTASRTTSRTSVRTAAIGVLAALALAIAAPLAANAHVTVSPSEAAAGSYALLTFRVPNESDTAGTVSVAVDLPTDTPFASVSVEPVPGWSAVVERSTLDEPVDQNGTEVTEAATRVVWTADAGVQVAPGQFQRFALSVGPVPEAETIVLPATQTYSDGEVVEWNATDEGADYPAPVIAVTAASADDSHSHGGHDEAESASADDAAASSDDGLARGLAITGLVLGAIGAVLGAYAAFGRRRSA; encoded by the coding sequence ATGACTCACCGCACCGCTTCCCGCACCACCTCCCGCACGTCGGTTCGGACCGCCGCCATCGGCGTCCTCGCGGCTCTCGCGCTGGCGATCGCCGCCCCGCTCGCCGCGAACGCCCACGTCACCGTGTCGCCGAGCGAGGCGGCTGCCGGCTCCTACGCCCTGCTCACCTTCCGTGTCCCGAACGAGAGCGACACCGCCGGCACGGTGTCGGTGGCCGTCGACCTGCCGACGGACACGCCCTTCGCGAGCGTCTCGGTCGAGCCCGTCCCCGGCTGGAGCGCCGTCGTCGAGCGGTCGACGCTCGACGAGCCGGTCGACCAGAACGGGACCGAGGTCACCGAGGCCGCGACCCGGGTGGTCTGGACGGCGGACGCCGGTGTGCAGGTCGCTCCCGGCCAGTTCCAGCGCTTCGCGCTGAGCGTCGGCCCCGTCCCCGAGGCCGAGACGATCGTGCTGCCCGCGACCCAGACCTACTCCGACGGCGAGGTCGTCGAGTGGAACGCCACCGATGAGGGCGCCGACTACCCGGCCCCGGTGATCGCGGTGACCGCGGCGTCGGCGGACGACTCGCACAGCCACGGCGGGCACGACGAGGCGGAGTCCGCCTCCGCCGACGACGCCGCCGCGTCGAGCGATGACGGCCTGGCTCGCGGCCTCGCGATCACCGGCCTCGTGCTCGGCGCGATCGGCGCCGTGCTCGGCGCCTACGCCGCGTTCGGGCGTCGCCGCTCCGCGTAG
- a CDS encoding pyridoxal 5'-phosphate synthase gives MPASSGPSSEPTLRDRIAALRMPDSAAPAFDPDDAPAEPFELLEQWLVAAIDGGVAAPHAMTLATTSTTGAPAARTVLLQDVADGALRFASSADSPKGEDIAADPRAAVVLHWREQHRQVRVIGRVDAAPREVSDADFLARPATARAGIIAGRQSAPLPARAEVDGSIAGARELIAVNPLFVPPSWTVYLLVARSIEFWQGPPGKGQQRLRYTGDDGSWSRQRLWP, from the coding sequence ATGCCCGCATCATCCGGCCCGTCGTCCGAACCGACCCTGCGCGACCGCATCGCGGCGTTGCGGATGCCCGACTCCGCGGCTCCGGCGTTCGACCCCGACGACGCACCGGCGGAGCCGTTCGAGTTGCTGGAGCAGTGGCTCGTCGCCGCGATCGACGGCGGCGTGGCCGCCCCGCACGCCATGACGCTCGCGACGACCTCGACCACGGGTGCCCCCGCGGCGCGGACCGTGCTGCTGCAGGACGTCGCCGACGGAGCGCTGCGTTTCGCGAGCTCCGCCGACAGCCCGAAGGGCGAGGACATCGCGGCCGATCCGCGCGCCGCCGTGGTGCTGCACTGGCGGGAGCAGCATCGGCAGGTGCGGGTCATCGGGCGTGTCGACGCAGCGCCGCGGGAGGTCAGCGACGCCGACTTCCTCGCGCGACCCGCCACCGCGCGGGCCGGGATCATCGCGGGACGGCAGAGCGCGCCGCTGCCCGCCCGCGCCGAGGTCGACGGATCGATCGCCGGCGCCCGCGAGCTCATCGCGGTCAACCCGCTGTTCGTCCCGCCGAGCTGGACCGTCTACCTGCTCGTCGCGCGCTCGATCGAGTTCTGGCAGGGCCCTCCCGGCAAGGGCCAGCAGCGGCTGCGCTACACCGGGGACGACGGCTCGTGGTCGAGGCAGCGCCTCTGGCCGTGA
- a CDS encoding NADPH-dependent F420 reductase, translating to MKTIATIGSGLIGSQLARLAVASGYDVVVSNSRGPETLDDLVAELGGRARAATAEEAAAAGDLVIVTIPLRAYRDVPVEPLAGKIVIDTNNYYPQRDGSIAELDDESTTTAELLQAHLPESKVVKAFNHIGFGDLTTDGSPAGTPGRRALVIAGDDADAKATVTALIDGFGFDVVDAGPLAEGWRIQRDTPGYGRRDDAETLRTHLAEARRYRDM from the coding sequence GTGAAGACCATCGCCACCATCGGTTCCGGCCTCATCGGCTCCCAGCTCGCACGGCTTGCGGTCGCCTCCGGCTACGACGTGGTGGTGAGCAACTCGCGCGGCCCCGAGACGCTGGACGACCTCGTCGCCGAACTCGGCGGCCGAGCCCGCGCGGCCACCGCGGAGGAGGCGGCAGCCGCCGGCGATCTCGTCATCGTCACGATCCCGCTCCGCGCCTACCGGGACGTCCCCGTCGAGCCGCTCGCCGGCAAGATCGTGATCGACACGAACAACTACTACCCGCAGCGGGACGGCAGCATCGCCGAGCTCGACGACGAGTCGACCACCACCGCGGAGCTGCTGCAGGCCCACCTTCCCGAGTCGAAGGTGGTGAAGGCGTTCAACCACATCGGCTTCGGCGACCTGACGACCGACGGTTCGCCCGCCGGCACGCCGGGACGCCGGGCGCTCGTCATCGCTGGTGACGATGCCGACGCGAAGGCGACGGTGACCGCGCTCATCGACGGGTTCGGCTTCGACGTCGTCGACGCCGGACCGCTCGCCGAGGGATGGCGCATCCAGCGCGACACGCCAGGATACGGGCGCCGCGACGACGCCGAGACGCTCCGCACCCACCTGGCCGAGGCGCGCCGCTACCGCGACATGTGA
- a CDS encoding transglutaminase family protein: protein MKRTVSAHLTFSVDSRADMVFAIAAALPGEGATLEESLAFVKDGVAIDPIELGDLHGGRLHRFVSEPGELVVDYRAEITGRSAPVAVDPLDLITYLRPSRYAESDLLLPTAQAEFAGLSGRDLLAGVSSWVGSQLRYVPGSSEPTDGARDTLLDRRGVCRDYAHLCIALLRALDVPARLVSAYAPGLDPMDFHAVAEAYVDDQWHVVDATTLAPRQSLVRIATGRDAADTAFLSNHWGLVSVTRMEVTATVDELPTDDVRDLVTLG from the coding sequence ATGAAGCGCACGGTGTCCGCCCACCTGACGTTCAGTGTCGATTCCCGTGCCGACATGGTGTTCGCCATCGCCGCCGCGCTGCCGGGGGAGGGGGCGACCCTCGAGGAGTCGCTCGCCTTCGTGAAGGACGGCGTCGCCATCGACCCGATCGAGCTCGGCGACCTGCACGGCGGACGCCTGCACCGGTTCGTCTCCGAGCCGGGTGAGCTGGTCGTCGACTACCGAGCCGAGATCACCGGGCGGTCGGCGCCGGTCGCCGTCGACCCGCTCGATCTGATCACCTACCTGCGCCCCAGCCGCTACGCCGAGTCCGACCTGCTCCTCCCGACCGCGCAGGCCGAGTTCGCCGGACTCTCCGGCCGCGACCTGCTCGCCGGCGTGAGCTCGTGGGTCGGATCGCAGCTGCGCTACGTGCCGGGATCGAGCGAGCCGACCGACGGCGCGCGGGACACCCTGCTCGACCGTCGCGGGGTCTGCCGCGACTACGCGCACCTCTGCATCGCGCTGCTCCGCGCGCTCGACGTTCCCGCCCGGCTCGTGTCGGCCTACGCGCCGGGACTCGACCCGATGGACTTCCACGCGGTCGCCGAGGCGTACGTCGACGACCAGTGGCACGTCGTCGACGCGACGACTCTGGCCCCGCGGCAATCGCTCGTGCGCATCGCGACCGGCCGCGACGCCGCCGACACGGCGTTCCTCAGCAACCACTGGGGTCTCGTCAGCGTCACGCGCATGGAGGTGACGGCGACGGTCGACGAGCTGCCGACCGACGACGTCCGCGACCTCGTGACGCTCGGCTGA
- a CDS encoding iron ABC transporter ATP-binding protein: MSLSGKSPSRSLSGIGRTAAVIALTALGVALAGCTSNPVAAPPVESTAPGTDVEPTPETTETTAPEPTGIPVGLTCDELMTPEQIYAFNPNFGADPGYAVASGSVAAEIVDAQGVSCGFLNQTSNDTIEVAVAHLDAAAIEARKNELVSSSNMVPTYSSFSDEGYFIQKDGSGMADVFVGEYWIHADAASVLFFEPGDAEQFLSSVASNIPA, from the coding sequence ATGTCGCTGTCGGGAAAGTCGCCGTCGAGGTCGCTGTCGGGGATCGGACGCACGGCCGCAGTGATCGCGCTGACCGCCCTCGGTGTCGCCCTTGCCGGATGTACCTCGAACCCCGTCGCCGCCCCACCGGTCGAGTCGACGGCGCCCGGAACCGATGTCGAACCCACTCCCGAGACGACCGAGACCACCGCGCCGGAGCCGACCGGCATCCCCGTCGGTCTCACCTGCGACGAGCTCATGACGCCCGAGCAGATCTACGCGTTCAACCCGAACTTCGGTGCCGACCCCGGGTACGCGGTGGCATCCGGCTCCGTGGCGGCCGAGATCGTCGACGCCCAGGGCGTCAGCTGCGGCTTCCTCAACCAGACGAGCAACGACACCATCGAGGTCGCCGTCGCCCACCTCGACGCGGCGGCGATCGAGGCGCGCAAGAACGAGCTGGTCTCGAGCAGCAACATGGTGCCGACCTACTCGTCGTTCTCCGACGAGGGCTACTTCATCCAGAAGGACGGCAGCGGGATGGCCGACGTCTTCGTCGGCGAGTACTGGATCCATGCGGACGCCGCGTCGGTGCTGTTCTTCGAGCCGGGCGACGCCGAGCAGTTCCTCTCCTCCGTCGCCTCGAACATCCCCGCCTGA
- the argS gene encoding arginine--tRNA ligase, with translation MTPADLADILARLVTAAAQRRGIDDVTPSAADVPLERPRNREHGDWASNVAMRFGKRLGTSPRELAGELAEGIAAVDGVKSVDIAGPGFINVTLDAAAAGALAREIVDAGGRYGTGAALSGVTMNLEFVSANPTGPIHLGGTRWAAVGDSLARILAAQGALVTREYYFNDHGAQIDRFSRSLLASFLGEDTPEDGYAGGYIADITARVVADYPGDLASLPRAEAQEVFRAVGVELMFGDIKAQLHEFGVDFDVYFHENDLHDTGAVEKAVTRLRELGHIFDADGAVWLRTTEFGDDRDRVVIKSDGEPAYIAGDLAYYLNKRERGFERNLIMLGADHHGYIGRLMAAVAAFGDTPWVNLEILIGQLVNLVKDGVPVRMSKRAGTVVTMEDLVDAVGVDAARYSLVRSSTDSALDIDLDLLTKRSNDNPVYYVQYAHARTRAVARNAEASGVRREIDGEPAFSPELLEHETESILLGVLQEFPRILAQAAELREPHRVARYLEELAGSYHRWYDNCRVIPQGDAPIEPVHTTRLWLNDAVAQVLRSGLGLLGVAAPERM, from the coding sequence GTGACTCCCGCCGACCTCGCCGACATCCTCGCCCGCCTCGTGACCGCGGCGGCGCAGCGACGAGGGATCGACGACGTCACCCCCTCGGCCGCCGACGTGCCGCTCGAGCGCCCGCGCAACCGCGAGCACGGCGACTGGGCGAGCAACGTCGCCATGCGCTTCGGCAAGCGCCTCGGAACGAGCCCGCGTGAGCTCGCCGGTGAACTCGCCGAGGGCATCGCCGCCGTCGACGGCGTCAAGTCGGTCGATATCGCCGGGCCCGGCTTCATCAACGTCACCCTCGACGCCGCCGCGGCCGGCGCGCTCGCGAGGGAGATCGTCGACGCGGGTGGACGTTATGGCACCGGTGCCGCGCTCTCCGGCGTCACCATGAACCTCGAGTTCGTCTCGGCGAACCCGACAGGACCCATCCATCTCGGCGGAACGCGCTGGGCGGCGGTCGGCGACTCGCTCGCCCGCATCCTCGCCGCGCAGGGCGCGCTCGTCACCCGCGAGTACTACTTCAACGACCACGGCGCGCAGATCGACCGCTTCAGCCGCAGCCTGCTCGCGAGCTTCCTCGGCGAGGACACCCCGGAGGACGGCTACGCGGGCGGGTACATCGCCGACATCACCGCGCGCGTCGTCGCCGACTACCCGGGCGACCTCGCGTCGCTCCCGCGGGCCGAGGCGCAGGAGGTGTTCCGCGCGGTCGGCGTCGAGCTGATGTTCGGCGACATCAAGGCCCAGCTGCACGAGTTCGGCGTCGACTTCGACGTTTACTTCCACGAGAACGACCTGCACGACACCGGAGCCGTCGAGAAGGCGGTGACGCGGCTGCGCGAACTCGGCCACATCTTCGACGCCGACGGCGCGGTGTGGCTGCGCACCACCGAGTTCGGCGACGACCGCGACCGCGTCGTCATCAAGAGCGACGGCGAGCCCGCCTACATCGCGGGCGACCTCGCTTACTACTTGAACAAGCGCGAGCGCGGCTTCGAACGCAACCTGATCATGCTGGGCGCCGACCACCACGGCTACATCGGCCGTCTGATGGCCGCGGTCGCCGCATTCGGCGACACTCCGTGGGTGAACCTCGAGATCCTCATCGGCCAGCTCGTCAACCTGGTGAAGGACGGCGTCCCCGTCCGGATGAGCAAGCGCGCCGGCACCGTGGTCACCATGGAGGACCTCGTCGACGCCGTCGGCGTCGACGCCGCGCGCTACTCGCTGGTGCGCTCGTCGACCGACTCCGCGCTCGACATCGACCTCGACCTGCTGACCAAGCGCAGCAACGACAACCCCGTCTACTACGTGCAGTACGCCCACGCGCGCACCCGCGCGGTCGCCCGCAACGCCGAGGCGTCGGGTGTGCGTCGCGAGATCGACGGCGAGCCGGCCTTCTCGCCCGAACTGCTCGAGCACGAGACCGAGTCGATCCTCCTCGGTGTGCTCCAGGAGTTCCCGCGCATCCTCGCCCAGGCGGCGGAACTGCGCGAGCCGCACCGCGTCGCCCGCTATCTCGAAGAGCTCGCCGGGTCGTACCACCGCTGGTACGACAACTGCCGGGTCATCCCGCAGGGCGACGCCCCCATCGAGCCGGTGCACACCACTCGGCTGTGGCTGAACGACGCCGTCGCGCAGGTTCTGCGATCGGGTCTCGGGCTACTCGGCGTCGCGGCGCCGGAACGGATGTGA
- a CDS encoding DUF2993 domain-containing protein, with the protein MSDDRADRPRAVRYRDAHPTSRRRFRVIVLVMSIIVVAGLLVVGDLAIRAYAEDRVASEIESRLPDQVEGDVDVSIGGFSVVAQYLTGRFDDVRLVSEGVTVAGVPVEADITLNGVPVDTSQPVEHAEGAFSLDQDAVASLLASQGIDGAVTFDGGRLSYAADTLVFGQTLTVGFTATPSIDGGRIVFTPDDASVSAGGVDLDLDALFPVLAPEGLAICVAQYLPSAIALGDVAIADGRATVSLTAENLPLTESALRETGTC; encoded by the coding sequence ATGAGCGACGACCGCGCCGACCGCCCGAGAGCGGTCCGTTACCGGGACGCCCACCCGACGAGCAGGCGGCGCTTCCGCGTGATCGTGCTCGTCATGAGCATCATCGTCGTCGCGGGACTCCTCGTCGTCGGCGACCTCGCGATCCGCGCCTACGCGGAAGACCGGGTGGCATCCGAGATCGAATCCCGGCTGCCCGACCAGGTCGAGGGCGATGTCGACGTCTCGATCGGCGGCTTCTCGGTCGTGGCGCAGTACCTCACCGGCCGCTTCGACGACGTCCGACTCGTCTCCGAGGGCGTCACCGTCGCCGGCGTGCCGGTCGAGGCGGACATCACCCTCAACGGCGTGCCCGTCGATACCTCGCAGCCGGTGGAGCACGCGGAGGGGGCGTTCTCGCTCGACCAGGACGCTGTGGCCTCGCTGCTCGCAAGCCAGGGCATCGACGGCGCGGTGACCTTCGACGGAGGTCGCCTGAGTTACGCGGCCGACACGCTCGTGTTCGGTCAGACCCTCACCGTCGGCTTCACGGCGACGCCGTCGATCGACGGCGGCCGGATCGTCTTCACCCCCGACGACGCCTCGGTGTCCGCCGGAGGCGTCGACCTCGACCTCGACGCGCTCTTCCCCGTCCTCGCCCCCGAAGGACTCGCCATCTGCGTCGCCCAGTACCTGCCGTCGGCGATCGCACTCGGCGACGTGGCCATCGCGGATGGTCGCGCGACCGTCTCCCTGACCGCCGAGAACCTGCCGCTCACCGAGTCGGCCCTGCGCGAGACCGGCACCTGCTGA